A window of the Ipomoea triloba cultivar NCNSP0323 chromosome 14, ASM357664v1 genome harbors these coding sequences:
- the LOC116005057 gene encoding protein SODIUM POTASSIUM ROOT DEFECTIVE 3-like, with amino-acid sequence MKSIDQLFCSSPASTAICSSTVQHGVVPHGGGVRPTIDRRRVHRLGGHPPKNRAPAPCSSHLPFDPIPHYQKARKSTSSAVKPGELSRKSSADVGDLRAATAATSPPGSSRYLLGDSPFIDLLSSSNANLARKSLVKRQPSNELPVFRSSSARSPLESPVYKPPSLTYVDDSNVKSSPSTPSHHNHQVVELRVSIHCKGCEGKVRKHLSRMEGVTSFSIDLYSKKVTVIGDVTPVGVLASLSKVKNAQLWPSPATVMSSSSPRVSLTN; translated from the exons ATGAAATCCATAGACCAGCTGTTTTGCTCCTCACCGGCCTCCACCGCCATATGTTCTAGCACCGTCCAACACGGCGTCGTTCCGCACGGCGGCGGCGTGAGGCCTACTATCGACCGCCGCCGCGTTCACCGCCTCGGCGGCCACCCGCCCAAAAACCGGGCTCCGGCGCCTTGTTCCTCCCACTTGCCCTTTGATCCCATCCCTCACTATCAGAAGGCCCGGAAGAGTACTTCGTCGGCGGTTAAGCCCGGCGAATTAAGCCGGAAAAGCTCCGCCGACGTCGGCGACCTGCGGGCGGCTACTGCGGCCACTAGCCCTCCTGGTTCCTCTCGATATTTGCTCGGAGATTCTCCCTTCATTGATTTATTGTCATCATCTAATGCTAATCTTGCCCGGAAAAGCTTGGTGAAGCGGCAGCCCTCAAATGAACTTCCCGTTTTCCGGTCATCGTCGGCGCGGTCGCCGCTTGAATCTCCGGTGTATAAGCCTCCGTCCTTAACTTATGTGGATGATTCCAATGTTAAAAGCTCCCCGTCAACTCCCTCCCACCATAATCATCAG GTTGTGGAATTGAGGGTGTCAATTCATTGCAAGGGTTGTGAAGGGAAAGTAAGGAAACATCTCTCAAGAATGGAAG GAGTGACGTCATTTAGTATTGATTTGTACTCAAAGAAGGTAACGGTGATTGGTGACGTGACTCCGGTGGGAGTACTCGCAAGCCTCTCTAAGGTGAAGAATGCACAGTTGTGGCCGTCTCCGGCGACAGTGATGTCTTCATCATCTCCAAGGGTCAGCTTGACGAATTAA
- the LOC116004906 gene encoding DNA repair protein RAD51 homolog 4 isoform X2, with the protein MAPLKSLEQRYPIIDSTFQSFCASHGIFSEDFLLHDMHALVVSAEQHNTSARLKRGINQVLASIDTLHQPWLNGMELLEDALQHKNILSTGCQCIDDFLNGGLRAGHLIELVGPSSSGKTQVCFMIASNVAKSSGRVVFLDTCNSFSSKRVAEVVSQMSDNSTSKAKKSLEHVMSNIVCYSVFDIFTMFDVVHHLKSTMRSQSGCRARMLIIDSISSLITPVLGGSGAHGRALMASAGFILKQLADEHHLPVLVTNHMVAGEAGLLKPALGESWKSIPHIRLLLSRDSTRHISSISVLKHPNMATGDRVEFQIL; encoded by the exons AAGACTTTCTTCTACATGACATGCACGCTTTAGTGGTTTCTGCAGAACAGCACAATACTTCAGCAAGATTGAAGCGG GGCATTAACCAGGTTCTGGCTAGTATTGACACACTGCATCAACCGTGGTTAAATGGTATGGAATTGTTGGAAGATGCACTGCAGCATAAAAACATTCTCTCTACCGGATGTCAGTG CATCGATGACTTTCTTAATGGTGGATTGAGAGCTGGACATCTTATTGAGCTAGTTGGACCATCATCTTCTGGTAAAACACAA GTATGCTTTATGATTGCCTCAAATGTCGCAAAAAGTTCAGGCAGAGTTGTATTCTTGGACACTTGCAATTCTTTTTCTTCTAAACGTGTTGCAGAGGTTGTCAGTCAGATGTCAGATAATTCTACTAGTAAG GCGAAAAAATCACTCGAACATGTAATGAGTAATATAGTCTGTTACTCGGTATTTGACATCTTTACAATGTTTGATGTGGTTCATCACCTGAAGAGTACGATGAGATCTCAG TCAGGTTGCAGGGCGAGGATGCTTATCATTGACTCAATATCTTCACTTATTACACCAGTTCTTGGAGGGAGTGGTGCACATG GACGTGCTTTGATGGCTTCAGCTGGATTCATACTAAAGCAACTAGCGGATGAGCATCACCTGCCGGTTTTG GTAACCAATCATATGGTGGCTGGCGAGGCGGGTCTTCTGAAGCCTGCACTTGGCGAGAGTTGGAAGAGCATTCCACACATTAGACTGCTGCTTTCCCGTGACTCTACAAGACACATTAGCAGCATTTCAGTGCTGAAACATCCAAATATG GCTACTGGAGATAGAGTGGAGTTCCAGATATTATGA
- the LOC116004906 gene encoding DNA repair protein RAD51 homolog 4 isoform X1: protein MAPLKSLEQRYPIIDSTFQSFCASHGIFSVEDFLLHDMHALVVSAEQHNTSARLKRGINQVLASIDTLHQPWLNGMELLEDALQHKNILSTGCQCIDDFLNGGLRAGHLIELVGPSSSGKTQVCFMIASNVAKSSGRVVFLDTCNSFSSKRVAEVVSQMSDNSTSKAKKSLEHVMSNIVCYSVFDIFTMFDVVHHLKSTMRSQSGCRARMLIIDSISSLITPVLGGSGAHGRALMASAGFILKQLADEHHLPVLVTNHMVAGEAGLLKPALGESWKSIPHIRLLLSRDSTRHISSISVLKHPNMATGDRVEFQIL from the exons TAGAAGACTTTCTTCTACATGACATGCACGCTTTAGTGGTTTCTGCAGAACAGCACAATACTTCAGCAAGATTGAAGCGG GGCATTAACCAGGTTCTGGCTAGTATTGACACACTGCATCAACCGTGGTTAAATGGTATGGAATTGTTGGAAGATGCACTGCAGCATAAAAACATTCTCTCTACCGGATGTCAGTG CATCGATGACTTTCTTAATGGTGGATTGAGAGCTGGACATCTTATTGAGCTAGTTGGACCATCATCTTCTGGTAAAACACAA GTATGCTTTATGATTGCCTCAAATGTCGCAAAAAGTTCAGGCAGAGTTGTATTCTTGGACACTTGCAATTCTTTTTCTTCTAAACGTGTTGCAGAGGTTGTCAGTCAGATGTCAGATAATTCTACTAGTAAG GCGAAAAAATCACTCGAACATGTAATGAGTAATATAGTCTGTTACTCGGTATTTGACATCTTTACAATGTTTGATGTGGTTCATCACCTGAAGAGTACGATGAGATCTCAG TCAGGTTGCAGGGCGAGGATGCTTATCATTGACTCAATATCTTCACTTATTACACCAGTTCTTGGAGGGAGTGGTGCACATG GACGTGCTTTGATGGCTTCAGCTGGATTCATACTAAAGCAACTAGCGGATGAGCATCACCTGCCGGTTTTG GTAACCAATCATATGGTGGCTGGCGAGGCGGGTCTTCTGAAGCCTGCACTTGGCGAGAGTTGGAAGAGCATTCCACACATTAGACTGCTGCTTTCCCGTGACTCTACAAGACACATTAGCAGCATTTCAGTGCTGAAACATCCAAATATG GCTACTGGAGATAGAGTGGAGTTCCAGATATTATGA
- the LOC116004906 gene encoding DNA repair protein RAD51 homolog 4 isoform X3, with the protein MAPLKSLEQRYPIIDSTFQSFCASHGIFSVEDFLLHDMHALVVSAEQHNTSARLKRVSLNQYAAFEPNSSGIPYVIDDFLNGGLRAGHLIELVGPSSSGKTQVCFMIASNVAKSSGRVVFLDTCNSFSSKRVAEVVSQMSDNSTSKAKKSLEHVMSNIVCYSVFDIFTMFDVVHHLKSTMRSQSGCRARMLIIDSISSLITPVLGGSGAHGRALMASAGFILKQLADEHHLPVLVTNHMVAGEAGLLKPALGESWKSIPHIRLLLSRDSTRHISSISVLKHPNMATGDRVEFQIL; encoded by the exons TAGAAGACTTTCTTCTACATGACATGCACGCTTTAGTGGTTTCTGCAGAACAGCACAATACTTCAGCAAGATTGAAGCGGGTCAGTCTTAACCAATACGCTGCTTTCGAGCCCAACTCTAGTGGTATTCCTTATGT CATCGATGACTTTCTTAATGGTGGATTGAGAGCTGGACATCTTATTGAGCTAGTTGGACCATCATCTTCTGGTAAAACACAA GTATGCTTTATGATTGCCTCAAATGTCGCAAAAAGTTCAGGCAGAGTTGTATTCTTGGACACTTGCAATTCTTTTTCTTCTAAACGTGTTGCAGAGGTTGTCAGTCAGATGTCAGATAATTCTACTAGTAAG GCGAAAAAATCACTCGAACATGTAATGAGTAATATAGTCTGTTACTCGGTATTTGACATCTTTACAATGTTTGATGTGGTTCATCACCTGAAGAGTACGATGAGATCTCAG TCAGGTTGCAGGGCGAGGATGCTTATCATTGACTCAATATCTTCACTTATTACACCAGTTCTTGGAGGGAGTGGTGCACATG GACGTGCTTTGATGGCTTCAGCTGGATTCATACTAAAGCAACTAGCGGATGAGCATCACCTGCCGGTTTTG GTAACCAATCATATGGTGGCTGGCGAGGCGGGTCTTCTGAAGCCTGCACTTGGCGAGAGTTGGAAGAGCATTCCACACATTAGACTGCTGCTTTCCCGTGACTCTACAAGACACATTAGCAGCATTTCAGTGCTGAAACATCCAAATATG GCTACTGGAGATAGAGTGGAGTTCCAGATATTATGA